Below is a genomic region from Pirellulaceae bacterium.
CCGAAAAGGCGGCTGTGTGCTGGTAAGAGCTTTCTGGGCTGGTTGAGCCTCGGGGGGAAAATTGGTTCGCAGATCGATGTTTGGCGTCCTGCAGTCGACAGGCTTTGACATTTCCCATTCCTCTTGGAAAAAGGACGAACTTCAGCCATGAGCAACAAAACGAAACTCGAATACATCTGGCTCGATGGATATAAGCCGACGCAGAGCCTGCGGTCCAAGACACGGATCGAGTCAGATTTTGGAGGTAAACTCGAGGACTGCCCCGTATGGTCTTTTGATGGGAGTAGCACCGAGCAAGCGACGGGCGAGGATTCTGATTGCCTCCTGAAGCCGGTTGCGATCTTCCCCGATCCGGGTCGTAAGAATGCGTTTCTCGTGATGTCTGAGGTGCAAAACGCAGACGGAACTCCGCATGAATCGAATGGTCGAGCGACCATTGAAGAAGACGACGACGATTTCTGGTTCGGTTTCGAGCAAGAGTACTTCCTCTGGTGCACGACGAATAATAACCCACCTGGTTTTCCGGCAGGTGGTTTTCCAGGACCGCAAGGACCCTATTACTGCTCCGTTGGCTCAAGCAACGCCCACGGACGAGATTGTGTCGAAGAGCATCTCGATGCTTGTATTGAAGCAGGAATCAATGTTGAAGGAATCAATGCCGAAGTGGCAGCGGGTCAGTGGGAATTCCAGATCTTTGCGAAAGGCGCGAAGCGGGCCGGTGATGAAGTTTGGGTAGCTCGATACCTGCTCGAACGTACCGGTGAGAAGTACGGCTTTGCGATTGAATGGCATCCGAAACCGTTGGGGAAAACCGACTGGAATGGATCGGGGATGCATGCGAATTTCTCGAATGGTTTAATGCGCACCTGCGGGGACGAGGCTGTGTTCAGAAGAATCTGTGATGGATTTGGTGGCGTTATCGATCGTCACATCACTGTTTATGGTGCAGACAACGATCAACGATTGACTGGCCAGCACGAGACGCAGAGCATCAATGAGTTTAGCTACGGCGTATCGGACCGTGGTGCTTCGATTCGTATCCCGGTTGGTACGATTGACGACGGCTGGAAGGGGCGACTCGAAGATCGACGTCCTGCATCGAATGCTGATCCTTACAAGGTATCGGCCGCGATCATTAAGACCGTGAAAGAGGCAACTGCTGCAGCGACTGCCTAACGTTGATGCTTGCCATTCGATTGCTAACAAAACGCAGTCGATTGCCAGGAAAAAGATTAGCCCCCCGGAGCGAGACGAAGGGGGGCTTTTTTATTGCCCTTTCAGCTCTGAGGAAGCTTCACTCCGTAAATCTGATATTTCGAACTGCGTCGACCATTTCGCGAATCGTTTGGTATCGGTGGGCCGGATTCTTGCTGATCGCCTTCATCACGACGTCGTCGAAACTCTGCGGGATTCGCTCGGACGGTCTACGTTTTGAGGGAGGGGCAGGGGTATGGTCGATGATGTTTTCGAATGTTTCTTGGATCACGCGACCGCGGAAAGGTTCCCACAGGGCGGCTACTTCATAGAGTACGACGCCAACGCTGAAAATGTCGGAACGTTCATCGACGGTTGCTCGGTTGACATTGACCTGTTCGGGAGACATGTAAAGCGGTGTTCCGGGCCGATCACCGGCCATCGTGAGTCCTTGAAGCGATTCCTGGTATTTTCGCGACATCATTGGATGTTGCGGTTCGTCGGCGGGCTGTCCCCACACCTTGGCGACTCCCCAATCCAACAGAATGACTTCGCCAAAGTTGCCGACCCAGATGTTCTCCGGTTTCACGTCGCGGTGGATCACTCCACGGGCGTGAGCATACATCAATGCCAGAGCAGCTGAGACCACAATATCCACGCGCTGTTTGAGTGGAAATTCAGCAACTGTCTCGCGAACATTCGTGGCGACCCGCTTCAGAATCTCAAAGAGGTTTTCTCCGGAGATCCGCTTCATGGTGAAATAGATTCCCGTTTCGTCATCGCGTCCAATCTCATAGACCGGCACCGTATTGGGATGTTGTAACTGAGCCGTGACTCGGGCCTCTCGAAGTAGGCGTCGGTTTTCTTTCGGATCTTTGATGTACTTTGGAAGAAGCGACTTGATAACTACCGTTCGGCCGGTGATTTGATCGTGGCAGGTGCGGAGGATCCCTGATCCGCCTCGCGCCATTTCTCGAAATCCCACGTACTTTTGTAGCCCCTCGGGGAGGTCATCAGGAAGCTCATTGTCGGTCGAGGTAAGAAAAATCGGACCATGGCTGTCCCCAGGCTGCGGCATCGTGGGCTCCTTTGACTTTTAACCGACGCAAACAAACGTTGATGTTTTCCAGCTCAGCAATGTTTTTTGGAAAAGGTCTGCACAAGGCGCCGCATGCGCATTTCGTAACCGTTGGTAACGATGCAAGACTCTACTTCCATTTAGATTATGGCAGCTTGAGCGGGCGGCTTCCAGAAATCTGACAACACGCAATGTCTCAGATCGGTGCCCATTCGCCAACGCCTTTGTGTGACGCATTATTGGTGTGACGCCGAATACCGCCTTCAATCGGTGGGAAAACGGTGGCAACGCCGTTGGTTACTCGACTCTTGTGGACTGATAGGCAAAATTTGCGTTCAGCCAATGAAAGCTCGGGAAATGCAGCAGTCCGGCGATTTACCCGCGAGAATGCAGGGGATGATCGGAGAATTTATGGAAAAGGCTTAATTCGCGGGTGGAGCGATCAAGAGGGCAGCATACGCCATTGAGTCAGGCGTCTCGCAGCCTGGATCGACCACTGCAATCTGGCGATTTCCGATCTCATCGCTCAGGATGTTGTTCTCAATTTCAGCTCCGCCGGGTGACCAACCTGATAGTTGTACTCGGATCTTTCCATTGGTCAGGCGTTCGACCTTGCCATCGACGGGGCATCCCCATTGTTGGCTGTCTAATGTCGCGTTCCAGACGGGTGTGGATTCTTCTGCGCTGCTGTTCAGACAGATCCAGTCGGTGACCGCTTTTACTTTTGTCACTCCCTGCTTCCGACATTTGTTGGCAATCCACGCCTCGACGAAAGGCGGCTTGACCGTGTTAGTCGACGTTGAAGGAAGGACGATTTTCACATAGACGTTATTTCGAGGGGCGGGTTGGGAATCCTTGCCAGGAGGATTTTTGGTTTTGTGAACAATTTTCAGTCCTTGAGGTAGCTTTAGCTTTGAAAAGTCAATTTGGCCCTCTGTCCAAACATGGACTTTGACTTGATTGGCGGCAAGAGTCGCATCGAGTCGCCAGTCACAAGCGACTCCGCCGTCTTTGTTCCAGGGAGATTTGGCAATCCCTTTGCCTGGATGAATTACCAAGCGATGTTCTGCAATTCCCTTAATTGCCATGTAGTCACGAATGAATTCGTTGAATTCGGATGTGTTCCCAGTGAAGAAGAACGTATCTTGGAAATTGACAAAAAAACCATGCACACGATGGTCGGTGTTGATCAATGCATTCAGCCCGGCGGGAGCCTTGGCGAGCTGTACCGATTCCGTTGCCGCATAGTCCGCGCCTACGCCGAACGCGCATGGGGAAAAGACGAAGATTAGGATCGGAAAGAACAGATATTTGTACATGTGAAAGCGCCCTCGGTATTCCATGGTCATGTCCGGTGAGGAGATCAGTAGCCCGATTTCGACGCTTCTAGATTCGATAAAGTTCCCCTGCTCCTAGAATTGGCCTTGGCCTTGGCCTGATTGGCCTGGGCGTGAATTGCTGATGCTTCTGCGTTTCAGCATCGATTTTCGACTCAGTACTGATGCGCGTTTGACCAGCGTTTCTCCGTCTTGAACCGTGCTTTGCAGAAGCCCCCCTTTTACCAGGCGAAGCACTTGTTTTTCAGAGGTTGATAGCTGTGCTGCTGCTTGTCCGACCGTCATGAAGCTCATGTGTATCTCCAATTCTTGTCACGAGATAGGTTGATGGACCTTGTTGATCTCGTGGCTGTTCTTCCTTTTTATGTCGGATTTTTTGTGCCGGAGGGCACTCTTCATCTCATTCGCACGTTTCGTATTTTACGTCTTCTGAAATTTTATCGCTACAGCACGGGGCTCCAAATCCTCGCGTTTGGGTTTTGGCGAGTTCGTCATCAGCTTCAAGCACTTGGTTTTGCAACCATTGTTCTTCTCTTTGTGAGTCAAGGCGCCATGTATGAGTGTGAACGGCATGCGCAACCGGAGATATTTGGAGATTTGGGAGATGCCTTCTGGTTTGCGTGCGTCACGGTAACGACGGTTGGATACGGTGATATGTTTCCCGTCACAACAATGGGGCGAATCATCGCGATGGCTACTTTTGTCGCTGGCATTACCTGTTTTGGGACTTTTACC
It encodes:
- a CDS encoding glutamine synthetase beta-grasp domain-containing protein is translated as MSNKTKLEYIWLDGYKPTQSLRSKTRIESDFGGKLEDCPVWSFDGSSTEQATGEDSDCLLKPVAIFPDPGRKNAFLVMSEVQNADGTPHESNGRATIEEDDDDFWFGFEQEYFLWCTTNNNPPGFPAGGFPGPQGPYYCSVGSSNAHGRDCVEEHLDACIEAGINVEGINAEVAAGQWEFQIFAKGAKRAGDEVWVARYLLERTGEKYGFAIEWHPKPLGKTDWNGSGMHANFSNGLMRTCGDEAVFRRICDGFGGVIDRHITVYGADNDQRLTGQHETQSINEFSYGVSDRGASIRIPVGTIDDGWKGRLEDRRPASNADPYKVSAAIIKTVKEATAAATA
- a CDS encoding serine/threonine-protein kinase, encoding MPQPGDSHGPIFLTSTDNELPDDLPEGLQKYVGFREMARGGSGILRTCHDQITGRTVVIKSLLPKYIKDPKENRRLLREARVTAQLQHPNTVPVYEIGRDDETGIYFTMKRISGENLFEILKRVATNVRETVAEFPLKQRVDIVVSAALALMYAHARGVIHRDVKPENIWVGNFGEVILLDWGVAKVWGQPADEPQHPMMSRKYQESLQGLTMAGDRPGTPLYMSPEQVNVNRATVDERSDIFSVGVVLYEVAALWEPFRGRVIQETFENIIDHTPAPPSKRRPSERIPQSFDDVVMKAISKNPAHRYQTIREMVDAVRNIRFTE
- a CDS encoding potassium channel family protein; this translates as MDLVDLVAVLPFYVGFFVPEGTLHLIRTFRILRLLKFYRYSTGLQILAFGFWRVRHQLQALGFATIVLLFVSQGAMYECERHAQPEIFGDLGDAFWFACVTVTTVGYGDMFPVTTMGRIIAMATFVAGITCFGTFTAMMGSAFATTLKQEMEKQNVDANQGVRLDGRGEIGTRNQGNE